The region ATAAAAACAAGGAGCAATACAGTTATAAATGAATAGCCAAATGAAATATTATGCTACAATTTATTAAAAAATTAAAATGCTGACTGTTAAAGTGTAAAGATTTTTTCTGAAAAATATGATAATTGTCATATTTCTTTGATAGTACTCGTAATTGTTTGGTTTATACAGTTGAATGGATTTTTTTCTCGTTTTAATGCCATTTAATAAGTAATTTTATTGGAGTTGTTGATAATGAATAAATTTAGCTATATCTTGAATGATCTATAGGATTAGGCCGCAACCTAAAATAGTATGAGGTTATGGAACAAAATACAAACCCCGAAGAGTTTTTTCGATTGCTAGCTCAAAGTAAGGAGCGATTGAAGGAACTTGCCGCTATAAATAACGCTGTTACAATTCTAAAAGAGGGTAAGCCAATTCCCGAAACACTACATCAGTTTTGTTTGATTTTACCCGATGCCTGGCAATACCCTCAGTTTACAGTTGCTCGCGTTAAATATGGACAGTATGAGTTTCAAACGGTGGGATTCAAGGAAACGCCTTGGTGTCAGCGGCAGGGATTTGAATCTATTGATGGGAACTTTGGAGCGATTGAAATTTTCTATACAAGGGATTTTCCCAAAGAGTATGAAGGGCCATTTCTAAAGGAGGAGCGCGATTTAATAAATAACCTTTCCAACATTCTACTTGGTTATATCAATAGTATTAAGGGTCGTGATGTTATTCGAGAGGTGATTATATCGCCAAAGAAAAAACAAGCGACAGAGGCTCCTCATACAAAGAAACTACTTCAACGATTTATCAACCAGCATAATGCAGACAGGGATGTTTATCACGATTTGATGCCCTTTAAGGTTCACGAAATTCTTTTGATATCTACATTGTATGATGCCTATAGCATTGAACGTGAGGATAGGCTTACCGATAATATTTTGGGTGAGTACGCCAAGTTAAGCCTTTCGGGTGTGCCGCGTATTACGGGAGTTTCTACTCTCGATGAGGCATTAGAGAAATTGGAGGAGCGGTACTTCAATATGATTATTATTATGATGGGCGCCGATACGATAAGTCCTCTTAAAATGGCTTCGAGGATTAAGGAGGAATGTCAGCATATCCCTTTGTATCTGCTGGTAAATAATAACTCTATTGTAAACGATATAGAGAAGAATCCTAACACCATTGTGGGTATAGATAAGATTTTTGTGTGGAATGGCGAACCTAAGATCTTTTTCTCCATGATCAAATTACTCGAGGACAAGGTTAACATTGAGAATGATACCCGGGTTGGGTTAACGCGGGTCATACTTTTGGTTGAGGATTCGCCTAAATACTACTCGCGTTACCTACCATTGCTGTATGGTAGTGTGTTGGAGCAAACCAAAAGGATCATTGAAGATGTTAGTACTGACGACTTATACAAGGTTTTACGAATCAGAATTCGCCCCAAAATATTGTTGGCGGGCAACTACGAGGAGGCGATGGAACTTTTCAATCGGTATAAAAACTACATGCTATGCATGATATCCGATGTTAAGTTTTATAAGGATGGCGTTTTAGACAATAATGCTGGGGCTATGCTGGTGGAGCATGCGCGGAAAGCTCTTCCCAATCTACCCGTAATACTTCAATCGTACGAGAAATCGAATGAGGAGATTGCTTTTAAACTTAAAGTTTCATTTCTGAATAAGAATTCCGAAAGTTTACTACAGGATATTAAGAGTTTCCTGAGTAACTATTTAGGTTTTGGTGATTTTGTGTTTAAGGATCAGGAAGGAAACCCAATTGCAATTGCTGCAACTATGGAGGAATTCGAACGAGCATTGCGTATCATCCCCGATGAGAGTTTACTATATCACGCTCAAAAGAATCATTTCTCTATGTGGCTTTCTGCCCGTGGCGAAATTCAGGTTGCAAGGATTATACATCCTTCTAAAATTGATGATTTCTCTGGCCCGTCAGAAATACGCGAGTATTTGTTGTACACGTTAAAGAAATATAGACAGGAGAAACGTCGTGGAAAGATTGTGGGGTTCGAAACCGACTGGGAGGTTGATGAGAGCAACATTGTTAGTCTTGCCGATGGCTCTTTTGGCGGAAAGGGTAGGGGGCTATCCTTTATCAATACGTTGATTTATACTTTTGATATCACGCAATATACGCCCGATATCAATTTGCGAACACCGCGGACATCAATCATAGGAACTAATGAGTTCGAGTGTTTTATGGAGAAGAACGATCTCTACGAGAAGGTGTTTGCGTCAAAAAATTATGAAGAGATAGAGCAGCATTTTATTAATGCCGAACTTTCGGATCAGTTAAAGATGAGGCTCGATAGGTTACTTCAAATTTACTATCGGCCTTTGGCTGTCCGTTCATCGGGAATGTTGGAGGATTCAATCATGCAACCTTTCGCAGGAATTTTCGAGACTTACTTAATCCCAAATTCTCATCCCGATAGGGCTGTCCGCTTGCAGCGTTTAATGAATGCTATAAAACTAGTTTATGCTTCGGTTTTCTCGCCAACCGCTTTAGCGTATATAAAGGCGCTAAATCTTCGGGTTGAGGATGAAAAGATGGCGGTAATAATTCAAGAAGTTGTTGGCGAAAAGTTCGGCAATTACTACTATCCGCATATAAGCGGTGTGGCTCAATCGTATAATTACTACCCATTTGGGCATATAGAACCCGAGGATGGATTTGCCAATATAGCCATTGGCTTGGGTAAGTATGTTGTTGAGGGTGGACGGGCATATCGATTTTGCCCAAAATATCCAACTCTAATAAACTATACGTTGGATGATTTGATTAAAAATTCGCAGGTAGAATTTTTAGCGGTTGATATGGAGCGGCGCGAATACGATTTGATGACTGGAGACGAGGCAGGCTTGGCGCGTCTGGATTTGTTTGAGGCGGAGCAGCATGGAACATTAAAGCATTGCGCATCAGTTTATAGTCCTGAGAATGGAAGCTTAACACCTGGTGTAAATCAGCCTGGGCCACGCGTAGTAAATTTTGCAAATATTCTTAAGTACAACTATGTGCCATTGGCGCATACTATCGATGTAATCTTGGATATTGTTCAGGAAGCACTTGGTGCACCTTGTGAAATAGAGTTCGCAGTTGATCTTAATCGTGATGCTAACTATAAGGCATCATTTTTCTTGTTGCAAATAAAACCTCTAATGGGTAATGTGCAGGAGTACAAGATAAATCCCGATACAATTGAAAAGGATAAGCTGGTGCTGCTTTCGAACAATAGCATGGGTAATGGCTTAATCAGCACAATTTCTGATATAATTTATGTTGATAGGGAGGCTTTCGATAAGTCGATGACGTTGGAGATGGCTAAAGAAATTGAGCACTTGAATGGCATCTTAATTGATGAAAACCGAAATTATATTCTGATTGGTCCAGGACGTTGGGGATCACGCGATCGATGGATTGGCATTCCTGTTGCTTGGCCGCAAATTTCAAATGCCAAGGTGATTGTAGAGACAAGTTTTGATGATTTTCCTTTGGATGCATCGTACGGTTCACACTTTTTCCATAATGTAATATCTATGAATGTGGGGTATTGCTCCGTTGGAAATTATGATAGTTACTCCCTTATTTCGTGGGATAGACTTGATGCGTTACCTGTTGTCAACCGAACAAAGTTCTTTAAGCATGTTCGATTCCCAGAACCGTTAGAAATTCGGATGGATGGGTCACAAAGGTTGATTGCTGTGAGTTTTAGCAAAGATTAATGCTATCAGTTATTCTCCTTTGCTAAATTTGCATCATGCAAAATGATAATCTTCATATTACGGCCGATGGCTCACATACGTTGTATTCGGAGGTACATAATGCCTACTATCATTCCTTGAATGGGGCATTAACAGAGTCATTGCACATCTTTATTGATGCTGGTTATCTGTTCATATCAAATCAATTTAATCAGATTTCAATACTTGAAGTTGGTTTAGGTTCTGGGTTGAATGCGGCTTTAACGGCCAAGGAGTCTTCTGAACTTGCTATTCAAACTGAATACACTGCAATTGAACTATATCCAATATCTAAGCAACAGATTGCGAATTTAAATTACAATCAAATCTTAGCGTCTGGAGTTGCAGAATTTTGGATCAACATAATGCTTGCTGAATGGGGTGGATTTGTAACCATTAACGATTATTTCAATGTTATTAAGTTGAATTCCGATTTCACCAAATGGGTTCCGGATAAAACATTCAACCTGATTTATTTCGATGCATTTGCCCCTGAAGATCAACCCGAGATGTGGTCTGCTGAAATGTTTCAAAAACTTTATGATGCCCTTTCGGTTGGAGGCGTTTTGGTTACCTATTCATCGAAAGGAATTGTAAAGCAGGCTTTAAGATCTGTTGGATTTAAGGTTGAACGGCTTGCTGGGCCTCCCGGGAAACGGCATATTTTAAGGGCGGTGAAAGGATGATTATAGTGTATCATCTATGGGCTTGCAAGACATTCTACATTCTAACTCCTAAATTCTGACTTCTGGTTCCTCTGCAACAAACTTCACATTCTGTTATTTTTCATTTTCTTGGTAAAAAATTATATTTTTACGGCTTAATGAATATTGTATAACTATAAATCTTTAAAATCATGGGAGCATTTCATGCATACGACATTCGTGGTATTTACAATAAGGACTTTAACAAGGATGATGCCTACAAAGTAGGATTTTTCTTGGTGGAACTGCTTAAAACCGATAAGGTTTTGGTAGGAAGAGATGCCCGCGAATCGTCTGATGAGATATATGAGTATTTAACCAATGGAATTACCGATGCCGGTGCCGATGTGTATACTTTAGGGTTGGCCACAACTCCAATGGTTTACTATGCAACAGCAAAAGGAAATTTCAATGCTTCGGTGCAAATTACAGCATCGCACAATCCTCGCGAGTACAACGGGATGAAGGTGTCGCGCGAGAATGCCGAACCTGTTGGTTACGATACTGGCCTAAAGTTTATTGAGGATAAGATGAAAACAACGCCAGTTGTCCCTGTTGCTAAAAAAGGAAAAATTATTGATCACAATATAAGGCAGGAGTACATCGCGTTCCTTAATGGATTCAAGCGCGATTATTCTAATCTTTCGGTTGGTATCGATTGCTCAAATGGTATGGCTGCGCTTATTATCAAGGATATTCTTGGTCATACTCCAGTGTACTTGTACGATGAGTTGGATGGAACATTCCCTAACCATGAGGCAAATCCATTGATTCCTGAGAATGTGGTAGATCTTCAGAATTTGGTTCGTAAGCATAAATGCGATTTCGGTATCATTTTCGATGGAGATGCCGACCGTGTTATGTTTGTCGACGAAAATGCCCGCTTTATCTCTCCTGACCTGATGATTGGTCTTTTGGGTCACTATTTCCTTGAGGAAAAGGGCTTGAAGGGCAACGTACTACAGGATATCAGAACATCTAAGGCTGTTGGCGAGTACCTAACCCCAATGGGTGCAACTATGCATACTTGGCGTGTGGGTCGTGCTTTTGCTGCCAAGAAACTTCGCGAGATTGATGGAATTTACGGTGGCGAGCTTGCTGGTCACTACTATTTCCGCGATTTCTTCTACTCCGACTCTGGAATGCTTGCTTGTATTCTGATTATGAATATAGTTAGTAAGATGAAGGAGAAAGGCTTAAAGTTGTCGCAGGTGATAGATAAGATTGAAACCTATGCCAATTCTGGCGAAATCAACTTCAAGATTGAGAAAAAGCGCGAGGCTATGGATGCCGTTCGCAATTTCTTTATCAACAGCGAAAAACCAACCGCATCGTACGATTTTGATGGTTACCGTGTGGAGTTCCCCGATTGGTGGTTCAACATTCGCCCTTCGAACACAGAGCCCTACCTGCGTTTTATTGCCGAGGCAAAAACAACCGCAATGCTGGACGAGAAGGTAAGCAAGGCCAAGGAGATTATTAATAGTATTAAGTAGTAAGTTGGAAGTAAGAAGACTTAATGCATATCGTTTAAGGATGCCCCGTTCGGTTGAGCGGGGTATCTTTTTTAGAATCTTTAATATTCTTTGATGTTTATGCGATATTAAAAATATTACCTTTGATTACATAAATTGAAATCTTTAAAAATGGTTATTAAAAAACGTCTATGTATCAATTACTAGTTCATTTTTGGAAGGAGAAATTACGGTCTCCATTTTGGCAGAAAAGCATTTTTATTAATATCCTTTTAGGCTTTATTGGTATTTACCTTGCGTTAAATATTCTGATGCTTGGTTTCTTTGCCGATAAAATTGTTGCTGAAGTATTCCCAAATCAGGATGTGTTGGCGGCATTCAACCGTTTGTTGTTCTACTACTTCGGGTTCGATATTGTAATTCGGTTCTTTTTGCAGCAATTACCCGTAATGTCAATTCAGCCCTATTTAGCACTACCAGTAAAGAAAAGTACTTTGTTGCATTTCCCATTGGTGCGGAGTGTGTTTAACTTTCTCAACCTCTTTGCGCTGCTTTTAATTTTACCTTTTTTCTTTAAGGTTGTTTTAAGCACGCAAACGCCTTTATACAGTGTTTCGTGGATTGTGTCGGTAATATCGTTTATTGCTTTTAATAACTTCTTAAATTTTACCGCGAAGAAGTATTTTGTAAAGAAGCCACTGTTGGTTATACTGTGGATAGTTGCCTTGTCAATATTTATCTACCTCGATATTGCAAAAATTATCTCTGTTTCATCGTTATTTAGCAATGCGCTTGGCTTGTTGAGCCAAACCGCTCTATTTGCTTTGCTCCCAGTAGTGTTGGCCGTAGTGTCGTATTATGTAGCCTACGAGTTGCTTCGAAGGAACGCATACATTGAGGGCGTAGAGAAGCAAAACAATGCAAAATCGACTTCATTCCAGTTCTTATCGGGCTACGGGTTAATTGGAACGCTAATTGGCTCGGAGTTGAAATTGATATTCAGGAATAAACGACCAAAATCCTCGGTTTTTCTCAGTATCTTCTTTTTGCTCTACGGGATTATTTTTTATAATGATCTATATCTAAACAATCCTTATATGCTTGCATTTGTGGGGATATTTCTTACCTCTAACCTTGCAATGTTCTACTATCAGTTTGCTTTTTCGTGGGAGAGTTCCTTTTACGATACGTTCCTAGTGCATCGTATATCCACCTTCAACTTTGTTTTGGCAAAGTATTACCTATTTGCAATAATGTGCGTGTTGAGTTATTTGGTAACGCTACCTTATGCATTTATCGACTCAAAAATCGCATTTATAAATGCTGCAATGCTTTTTTACAATGTAGGTATTACATCAATTATACTATTCTTTGCAGGTTCTTTTAGTACTTCGAGTATCGATTTAGGTCGAAGTCAATTTATGAATTACCAGGGTACTGGCGCACATCATTTCCTTATGATGATTCCGCTTTTTGGAATTCCAATGATAATTATACTGTTGTTCGACTTCGCAGGAATGAAAGAACTCGGATTTTACGGTGTTGCCATATTGGGGGTAGTTGCAATTATGCTCCATAAGCAGTTGGTCGGATTTATCAGCAAAA is a window of Tenuifilaceae bacterium CYCD DNA encoding:
- the manB gene encoding phosphomannomutase/phosphoglucomutase; the encoded protein is MGAFHAYDIRGIYNKDFNKDDAYKVGFFLVELLKTDKVLVGRDARESSDEIYEYLTNGITDAGADVYTLGLATTPMVYYATAKGNFNASVQITASHNPREYNGMKVSRENAEPVGYDTGLKFIEDKMKTTPVVPVAKKGKIIDHNIRQEYIAFLNGFKRDYSNLSVGIDCSNGMAALIIKDILGHTPVYLYDELDGTFPNHEANPLIPENVVDLQNLVRKHKCDFGIIFDGDADRVMFVDENARFISPDLMIGLLGHYFLEEKGLKGNVLQDIRTSKAVGEYLTPMGATMHTWRVGRAFAAKKLREIDGIYGGELAGHYYFRDFFYSDSGMLACILIMNIVSKMKEKGLKLSQVIDKIETYANSGEINFKIEKKREAMDAVRNFFINSEKPTASYDFDGYRVEFPDWWFNIRPSNTEPYLRFIAEAKTTAMLDEKVSKAKEIINSIK
- a CDS encoding phosphoenolpyruvate synthase, translated to MEQNTNPEEFFRLLAQSKERLKELAAINNAVTILKEGKPIPETLHQFCLILPDAWQYPQFTVARVKYGQYEFQTVGFKETPWCQRQGFESIDGNFGAIEIFYTRDFPKEYEGPFLKEERDLINNLSNILLGYINSIKGRDVIREVIISPKKKQATEAPHTKKLLQRFINQHNADRDVYHDLMPFKVHEILLISTLYDAYSIEREDRLTDNILGEYAKLSLSGVPRITGVSTLDEALEKLEERYFNMIIIMMGADTISPLKMASRIKEECQHIPLYLLVNNNSIVNDIEKNPNTIVGIDKIFVWNGEPKIFFSMIKLLEDKVNIENDTRVGLTRVILLVEDSPKYYSRYLPLLYGSVLEQTKRIIEDVSTDDLYKVLRIRIRPKILLAGNYEEAMELFNRYKNYMLCMISDVKFYKDGVLDNNAGAMLVEHARKALPNLPVILQSYEKSNEEIAFKLKVSFLNKNSESLLQDIKSFLSNYLGFGDFVFKDQEGNPIAIAATMEEFERALRIIPDESLLYHAQKNHFSMWLSARGEIQVARIIHPSKIDDFSGPSEIREYLLYTLKKYRQEKRRGKIVGFETDWEVDESNIVSLADGSFGGKGRGLSFINTLIYTFDITQYTPDINLRTPRTSIIGTNEFECFMEKNDLYEKVFASKNYEEIEQHFINAELSDQLKMRLDRLLQIYYRPLAVRSSGMLEDSIMQPFAGIFETYLIPNSHPDRAVRLQRLMNAIKLVYASVFSPTALAYIKALNLRVEDEKMAVIIQEVVGEKFGNYYYPHISGVAQSYNYYPFGHIEPEDGFANIAIGLGKYVVEGGRAYRFCPKYPTLINYTLDDLIKNSQVEFLAVDMERREYDLMTGDEAGLARLDLFEAEQHGTLKHCASVYSPENGSLTPGVNQPGPRVVNFANILKYNYVPLAHTIDVILDIVQEALGAPCEIEFAVDLNRDANYKASFFLLQIKPLMGNVQEYKINPDTIEKDKLVLLSNNSMGNGLISTISDIIYVDREAFDKSMTLEMAKEIEHLNGILIDENRNYILIGPGRWGSRDRWIGIPVAWPQISNAKVIVETSFDDFPLDASYGSHFFHNVISMNVGYCSVGNYDSYSLISWDRLDALPVVNRTKFFKHVRFPEPLEIRMDGSQRLIAVSFSKD